The genomic segment GGAATAGGTGCGTTTGTCGAAGTGCCTTGCCGGCGGAACCAGCGACGCCAGCGATGAGGCGAGATCGATGAAGCTGCGGGGAAGATGTTCGCCCGTCATCATCCACCATTTCTGGTAATAATCCCTCCATTTTCCCGTCATGTCGTCGGCATGTGCGGGTGGTACGAAACGGGTAAAGATCGTTCGGGAAGGGTGCCGCCCGGCCAGCTCTTCGATCTGGGGAGAGACCCGTGCCATCCAGGGAACGTGCCACGGCGTGTCCTCGGCAAACATCCGCTGCATGTCGACACAAAGATGCCGCCACTCCCCGACCTCGCCCATCACATCCTCCATTCGGTTTTCAGGCGTCAACCGCCGCGCTGGGCGAAAGTTCCTCTAACCAGCGGAAGAGCAGAAGCCTTTCAGGCAACGGCGCCCGGAGCGATCGTCAGTAATCGAGTGGTGCTTTCAGGTTCCCGGAAACAATCGAGTTCACGAAGAGGAACTGGTTTGGAGAAGAAGTAGCCTTGGAGGTCGGTGCAGCCGAGGGCGGCCAGAAAGTCGCGTTGATATTCGGTTTCAACCCCTTCCGCCGTCGTCGAGATCCCGAGGTTGCGGCTGAGCGCGACGATAGCGCCAATGATAGCTGCCCCGTTGGCTTTTGTGCCGAGCAGCGAGACGAAGGAACGATCGATCTTGATGCGGTCGATATCGAAGCGCATCAGGTGGCTGAGGCATGAAAATCCGGTCCCGAAATCGTCGAGCGAAATCTGAATACCCCGACTGCGCAGCGACTTCAGCACCGAATAGACGTCCGAGTTATCCTCGATGAGCGAGGATTCGGTGAGCTCGAGTTCGAGCCGGGATGGCGGCAGCCCGCTCTCCTGAAGCACGGCGAAGACTTCCTCGGCAAAATTCGGTCTTCTTAACTGGGCGGGAGATACATTGACGGCAACGAACGTATCTTCAGGCCATTTGCAGGCGGCTCGGCAGGCTTCGCGCAATACCCAGAAACCGAGAGCGTCGATGAGACCACCCTCCTCGGCGACAGGGATGAAGCTGGCAGGCGTCAACAGTCCACGCTGACTGTGACGCCAGCGCACCAGAGCTTCCGCGCCCGACGCCGAGTATCCGCCCTCGGCACGATGCACGGTTTGGTAATAGACCTCGAGCGATCCGAAATCCGGCCTGTTTGCAGCCGGATCTGAGCGTGGACCGTCGCCGGATGAGGCCATGCTTTTAGCCAGAACTTCGCGCAATTCGTTTTTGAGAATGTCGCGCGCATTCCTGCCGCCGTCCATGGACGGCGAATAGACGCGCCATTGACCTCTCCCGCCCATCTTGGCCTCGTAAAGCGCGACGTCGGCGTAGCGCATGATGTCGTCGGCATTCCGGCCGGCATCCGGAACAACGGTTACGCCGATCGAGCCGCCGACGCGGGCGACCGCCTCGCCTCGCAAAAGCGGGAAGGGCTTGCCAAGTTCGGCAACGATCGCTTCGCAGATTGCCGGCAAAACTTGATCATGGTCTTTGATGTCCCGGAGAAGCAGGGCAAATTCGTCCCCTCCGAGCCGGGCAAGCGTGTCGCCTGGACGCAGTATGGAGCGGATCCGCTCCGCAGCCATCCTGATGAGTTCATCGCCGGCCGCATGGCCGAACGTGTCGTTCACGGCTTTGAAGCGGTCGAGGTCGAGAAGCGCAACTGCCGAGCGCTCGGCCGAATTTTTTGTCTCGGCCAGGCACTCGTCGAACCGGATGGCGAACAAGGCGCGATTGGGAAGGTCGGTCAGCACATCATGCAGGGCAAGCTGCCGTGCATGCAGCTCGCTTTTCTTCAATTCGCCGAGACTGCTTCGCAGGCGCACCAGCAGGACCGAGAACAGGATGGCGATCACCAGGGCGGCAATCGAAAGCGCCGGCATCAAGCGGCCGATCACTCTTGAACCCGGAAGATCGGGCCGCCAGACGATGAAGCCGATCGGTTCGCCGTTTGCCGTGGCGTCGATCTGAAACGCAACCTCGTTTTCGTCCGCATCGGCGGTGCGCGCGAAGCGCGCGCCGTTGAGACCTTGTTGCCGGCTCAATTCGTCCAGCGCCGCACCATCGATAAACCGAACGACGATCAGGAATTGCCGCGTCGGCTGCTGCTGTCCCTGGTCGGCCTCGTTGATGGCGACGACGCCGACGATCGTCGGCCGGCCTTCCAGCCGCATCAGATTGGCCAAGGCACGGTTGGAGCGGGTTGCGTTCGCAAGGCGGCTTTCCATCGAGGACGGCGTTCGTTCGGAAACCGTCCCTTGTCTCACCCCAAGGCGGGCATCCTGAAGGAGAGGCAAAAAGAGAGGCTTCATCCAGCGATAACGCTTTTCCGTCTGGGCGTCCGCCAGCATGAGCAGTTGAGCCTTCTCGTCGACGACGAAAGCCTGGTCGTAGCCGAAGGCGGACATTGCGGTCTGGCTGATCGCACTTCCGGCCGCCGCCGTCAGTACTGCCTCGAGGCTTGAGGAGCCTCCGGTTGATCGGGCGGCAGGATAAACACGTGTGAGGTAGCCATTGCCGAACTGACCGATAACATGCGCGACCTGATCGACCTGTTCGCGCAGGCGCGCATTTACAAGCTGGCGTTGGCGATCAAGGGCGGCAGCGTCACTCTCGGTTCCTGCCCACAGCGCCGAAAGCACGACAAGTCCAATCGCTCCAAGGCCGCTGACGGCGATCAGAAAGAGAATTCTTCCCGAGGCGATCCAGGATTGCTGAAACGTATTGGAGCTGGAAGGAACAACGATTTGCAAGCCTAGACCCCTGGACACCACGACACGGGCGTATTCGCCGACGCTAACAAAGAAGCGTTCACGTAGAATTAAAAGCTACGGCGCATTATGGGCGAGATCGAATACGCCCCAAGGAGCTCCCGATGCTGCGCATATCCCTTCAGACTATGTTGCGCGGAGCACTGATTGCGGGGGGCTTGGGTATGTTATTGATCGCGGCCGCGCCAATCCAGGCGACCGCGCAAGATCGTACGCCGATGAGGATTGCCGTCGAAGGGGCATTTCCGCCCTTTAATTACGTCGATGCAAACAACAAGCTTCAAGGCTTCGACATCGATGTTGCCAACGCCCTTTGCGAGGTCGGCAAGTTCGAATGCCAGTTCATCATCGAGAAGTGGGACGACATAATTCCCGATCTCGTTGCCGATAAATACGACGCGATCATCTCATCCATGTCGATGAGCCTCGAGCGGCGTCAAAAGGTTGCTTTCACTGAAAAATACTACAACAGCCCGTCCGTGTTCATCGCTCGGAAAGATTCGCCGATCAGCGATGTCAGCCCCGCCGCCCTCAGCGGCAAGATTCTCGGGGTGACGTCGTCGACAGCGCAGGAATCCTACGCCAACCATCTCTATCCGGAGATGAAAAAGAAGGTCTTTCGGTCTTCGCCTGAATTGTACAAGGGGCTGTCGGACGGCAGTGTCGATATCATTCTGGAAGACAAACTCGCCATCTACGACTGGATCGCCAATACGAAGGCTGGAACCTGCTGCGAGTTCAAAGGACCGGATCTGGTCGACGTCACATACTTCGGTGAAGGTGCCGGCATCGCGTTGCGCCTGGATGACAAGGAACGTCTTACGCGCTTGAACGAAGCGTTGAAGAGCATCAAGGCGGACGGGACCTATGACATGATCAACGCAAAATATTTCCCGTTCAGCATCCAGTAGTTTCGCAGTAAATGCTTGATAAATGAAGGATGGCCGGTTTGCGGCCGACCATCCCATCAGGGCTATCTTCGATCGTGCCGCTATGCGGCTTTCGCGACGTCTCCATGCGGATCGAGGACATATTTCATCGCGGCTCCATGGTCGAAGCTCTCATATCCAGCGGCGGCATCGTCGAGCGGGATGACCTTGGCATTGACGATATCGGCAATGGGCAGCCGGTCGTGGAGGATCGCCTGCATGAGCTGACGATTGTATTTGAGCACCGGCGTCTGGCCGGTGTGGAAAGATTGCGCCTTGGCCCAGCCGAGACCGAAGCGGAGCGCAAGATTGCCGTGTTTGGCGGCATTGTCGACGGCGCCCGGATCCTCGGTGACGTAGAGGCCGGGAATACCGATCGAGCCTGCGGCTCGGGTAATCTCCATCATCTGGTTGAGCACGATCGCAGGCTGTTCGCCGCCCGAATGGCCGCGTGCCTCGAAGCCGACCGCATCGATGGCGCTATCCACCTCGTTGCTGCCGACGACCTGGGCGATCATGTCGCCAAGACGGTCGCTCTTGGAGAGATCGATCGGTTCGAAACCGACCCTCGCCGCATGCGCCAGACGATCCTTGTTGAAGTCACCGATCATGACGACCGCGGCGCCGAGGATGCGTGCCGAAGCCGCAGCCGCAAGGCCGACAGGGCCGGCGCCAGCGACGTAGACGGTCGAGCCGACCCCGACACCGGCGCGCACTGCGCCATGGAAACCGGTGGGCAGAATATCGGAGAGCATGGTGAGATCGCGGATCTTCGCCATCGCCTTGTCCCGATCGGGGATTTTCAGCAGGTTGAAATCCGCATAGGGGATGGTGACGTAGCGCGCCTGTCCGCCGATCCAGCCGCCCATGTCGACATAACCATAAGCGCCACCGGCGCGGGACGGGTTTACGGTGAGGCAGACACCGGTATCCTGGGACTTGCAGCAGCGGCAACGGCCGCAGGCGACATTGAAGGGTACCGAGACGATATCGCCGATGTCGAGCATCTCGACGTCGATGCCTTTCTCGATGATCTCGCCGGTGATCTCGTGGCCGAGGACCAGACCCGGCATTGCCGTGGTACGGCCACGGACCATGTGCTGGTCGGAGCCGCAAATGTTGGTCGATATTACCTTCAGAATGACGCCGTGTTCGATGCGGCGGCCATCGGGCGCTTCCAGTTTCGGATCGTCGAGATCGCGAACCTCGACCTTGCCCGGCCGCAAATAAACGACGCCTCTATTCTTGCTCATGGATTCCTCCCACTTGTTGATGCCTCGAGCTGCAACCGATGCAGTCGATGGCAACCTTTCCTTCGGCCTGCCTCCTCTGCAGCCCGGTATTCACAACGCGCCGGATATCGCCGCATCGGGCGATATTCGAATTTCACGAATGGACAGATTGGATGGAGGGAGAGAGTAAACACGATAGGTCTTGCCTGTCGTTCCGCTCGTCATCGCCGATCTGCTGCGTAAGCGCCAGTTTCGGGCTCCAGAACCTCCTTCGATCCATCTCGATATCCTTCCGGAACTCTCTCCGGCGATCTCCTTGCGGATTCAGTTCTTATAACAGCTGCCGAGCGGCCGGACCGGCCTTTCAATGGTTCATGTCGCCAGCTTGCAAGGCGGCGCCTTGAATACCACAAGAAAACCACGCCCGGCGGAAAACAGCGCCCAAAAAAACGACATGGGTGCAATTCAAAGACGACGTCGGCGAAGCCGCGGCGGCATGCCGCTCCAGCGGATAAGTTGGCCCCTCGAATAGGGCGGTTTTCCGGATCGCTTCAGAAATTTGATCGTAGGCCTCTGATCAAATAGTTTGAGCATGATGTCGCCCACTGTCGAGCCTCAGTTTGTGCTCTGGAGCCTGATTTGGCTAATTGGCTGTCGCGCTGTGATCACATCTCCTCGGCCCGCAGCAGATGACGTTTTCAATCGTGATTGGACATCGGCTTCGACCTGAGCCACGCTATTGTTGGGAGCGGACCATCTATTTTTGCGAAGATAGGAGGCCGGAATGGAACAGTATGCACTGGAGCAACTGAAAGCAGTTGCAAAGGTCAGCACGACCTGTAAGCGCCTTGAACTAACGCGGCGCGAACGCATTGAACGCTGGGCTGAATGTCTCGAACGCAGCCCCAGACCGTATCTTAGAACGCTTCACGAAACCGAATATCAGCCGATCGCAGATCGGTTTGCCTTGCGGGATGACGACACCCCGATCTCTGTTGCATTCGCTGATCCCATCCTGCGGGCGGCAGGAATGGAAAATGACAGCTATGGAGAGGCCAGACGGTTCTTCGAACTCAGCGACGAGCAGTTGCACGATGTTGTCTGCTTCTGCCATTTTGGTGAACGCGTCAGCGCGGCGACAGTCGCTCGTCGCGTGCGAAAGATGGCAGATCGCAGTCCAGGCGGTTTTTTCGCTCAGCTCCGTGCGTTCTTTGGCTAGCGGCCAGTAGCGCTACGCGCTGTCTGCTGGTTGTGAATGGTCAACCTATTGTTTTGGCACGCCTTGTTGCGTGGCGTCTCGTGTTGCGGCCACCTGACATCTAGTCACGTGACCACCGGCCCAGGTTGAAGTCGATCGCCGTGTGCCAGAACACGGCGCCGAGGATGATCGCCCCGCCGAAATAGGTGGCGACGGGCGGCTGCTCCGAAAACAGCAGCCAGACCCAGAAGGGCGTCAGCACGATTTCCATCGTGCCGATCAGCGCTGCCTCGGCCGGCGGCATCCGCTTCGCGCCGGCAAGGAATAGCACCAGCGCGAGGGAGAAGTTAGTCGCGCCGAAGGCGGCAAGGACGATCCAGTTGTGCAGGTCGAGTGAGCCGACCGAACCGAACGGCGCGAAGATGACGAGGGTCAGAAAAGCGCTGACGACAGTCGGCGGCAGGCTCGGCACGCCGGGATTGATACGCGGAATGATGATAACAAGCGCAAACGACGCGGTCATGCCGAGCGCCAGCAGGTCGCCCCAGCCGGTGCCCCCGCCGATCGACGAGGCGACGATGACCGCAACGCCGAAGAGCGAGACGCCGCCGGCAATCAGCGTCCGCCTGGCGACCCTCTCCTTGAGGATGAGCCAGCCGAACAAGGCTGCGATGAACGGCGTCGTAGCATAGATCATCGTCACATTGGCGACGGTGGTCATATAGAGCGCCCCGATGAAGCAGCCCTGACTGAAGGTCTGGCACGCGATCATCGCAAGTCCCGAGGGATGGAAAACGGAACGCCATTGCCGCCGCGAGATGCCCCCTTCGAGGAAAAGGCAGGGGATCAGCAGAAACAGGCCGCCGAACAACGACCGCCAGGCGATCGCCGTCCATACGTCGGTGGTCAGGAGCCGCGCGTAAACGCCGCTCGCACTCCAGGCGAGCGTCGCGGCAACGATGAGAAGCACACCCTTCTCGTGCTCGCTGCCTGCGAGGCGTGTGGTCGGATTTTCAATGGTCACGCAGATGGTCTCAAAGAAGGAAGTCGAACGCGATCCTGTTCTGCGCCGAGAATTGACATTCGACAAACGAATAGTAGAGATGGCAATCATCGATTTTTTCTATGGCTAGCAATGCACCAGCCGATCGAAAGCGACCTGTTGAGAACCTTCCTGGTCGTCGCCGAGACGTCGAACTTCTCCGTTGCTGCCCAGCGCATCGGGCGGACGCAATCGGCCGTCAGCACCCAGGTCAAGAGGCTCGAGGAGGCGATCGGCGAAAGTCTTTTCGAACGCGGCGCCCGCGGCGTGCTGCTCACTCGCCAGGGCATGCAACTGGTGCCTTATGCCCGCAGGGTGATCGATCTCCTGAACGAGGCCGCCGCGACGATCCGCAGTAAGCCTCTCGACGGGCCGGTGCGCATCGGAATTCCCGAGGAATACAGCCAGACGGTGCTGCCGGCCGCCCTTGCGGCTTTTGCCGTGCGCCATCCTGCGGTCGAGGTCACGGTGTCCTGCGACTACACGGTCCGCAACCTTGCCGCCCTGGAACGGGACGAACTCGATCTCGCCGTCGTTTTCGACTGGAGCGACCAGAACAAAGGCGAAGTCCTCTGCGTCGATCCGACAGTCTGGGTCACATCGATGGTTCACCGGCTGCACGACATCGATCCGCTGCCCGTTGCGACCTATCGCAACTCCACGTGGTCACGCGATTTTGCGCTCCGGTCGCTGGAGCAGATCGGCCGCAACTACCGGATCGCCTTCATCGCCGATACCGGCTCGGGGCTGAAGAATGCCGTGACCGCGGGCCTTGCCGTCACGACGCTTTCCCGCAGCAGCATCCCGCTCGGCTGCCGGGAGCTGACCGCCGAAGACGGTTTTCCGCCGGTCGATTCCTCGAAGGTCGTGCTTCGCCGGAGCACTTTCCGTTCCAGCGAAGCCGTACGGGAGCTTGCCGAAATGGTGCGCGAAGCCTTCCAGCCTATGGCGGCGCCGGCGATGGTGTGATGCGGCGGCGCAGTCGGCGCCTCGTCTCGGAGGGGCTCTCGGAGAAACTCGCCCGGTAGCTTCTCGCAAAGGCCGAAGCCGAATTGAAGCCGGTCGCTGCGGCGATGTCGGCGAAGGAGGCTGTCGTCTCGATCACCTTGCGGCGCGCTGTGTTCAGGCGTAGCGCCAAATAATGCACATGCGGCGGTGCGCCGATGCTCTGCTGGAAAAGATCCTGCAGATGCCGGGCGCTGATGCCCACCCTGCGGGCAAGCCGCGCGAGCACCAATGGCTGCTCGATATGCTCCTCCATCAGCCGCACCGCCTGCGTCACGCGGGAATCCTGCATGCGCAGTCCCGCCGAGGCCGCGGCAAGCGGCTCGTCCGCATGGAAAGACGGATGCTCGTAGCGGAACAGCCGGCTGACTTCGAGCGCCAGCGAATAGCCTTGCCGTTGCCTGATCACCTCCAGCATCAGATCGACGGTCGGAAGCGATCCCGATGTCGTCAGCCGCTTGCCGTCGATGACGAAACGATCCTTGACGGCCCGCACCTCAGGATAGGCCAGCGCAAAATCCTCATAGTCTTCCCAGTGAACGGTTGCCGACAGGCCGTCGAGCAGGCTTGCCTCGGCCAGCAGCCAGGTACCGGACTCGATGCCGGCGATTGTCGTACGGTAGCGGGCGGCCTGCGACAGCTGCATCTTCAGCGCCGGCGTCGCGCTGCGGCGCCAATTATAACTCGCAAGCACGAACAGCGGCGCCTCGTCCCGCGTCGCCTGGAATATCCCCTGGGCCGGGATGGCGATATCGCTGGTGGTCGGGACCGGCGCTCCATCCGGCGTCAGCAGCCGCCAGCGATAGAGTTCACTGCCGGCGATGCGGTTGGCGCCGCGCAGCGGCTCGATGACAGACGCGATCAGGATCAGGTTCGCATCCGGCAGGACGAGAAGGTCGATATCAAGCCGTTCAGTCGATCGCTGCAGCAAGGCCACCTCCCTGTTGTTCCGATAATGTATCGTTGAGTTCCGAGAATGCAAAGCATCTCCGCCGATCCTGCCGCGTAATGGTTGGTAAGACGGGGAGAAAAAAACATGCCTCTTGCGATGAACCGCGATGTTTTCATCACCTGCGCCGTCACCGGCGCCGGCGATACGATTTCCAGATCCAGCCATGTTCCCATTACTCCCAAGCAGATCGCCGCCTCCGCGATCGACGCCGCCAAGGCTGGGGCGGCTGTTGTTCACTGCCATGTCCGCGATCCTGAAACGGGGGCCGCCAGCCGCCGCAACGATCTCTATAGGGAAGTCACCGACCGCATCCGCTCGGCGGATATCGACGTCGTCCTCAATCTCACCGCCGGCATGGGCGGGGATATGATTTTCGGGGATGTCGAAAGCCCCCTTCCCCTCAATCCGAAGGGCACGGATATGGCAGGGGCCACCGAGCGCGTCAGCCATGTCGCCGAATGCCTGCCGGAGATCTGCACGCTCGACTGCGGCACCATGAATTTCAACCTTGGCGACTATGTCATGACCAACACGCCTGCCATGCTGCGGGCGATGGCGAAGAAGATGACGGATCTCGGCGTGCGGCCGGAGATCGAAGCTTTCGACACCGGCCATCTCTGGTTCGCCAAACAGCTTGCCGAGGAAGGCCTCATCGAAGACCCGGTGCTGATCCAGCTCTGCATGGGCATTCCGTGGGGCGCGCCCGACGATCTCAATACCTTCATGGCGATGGTCAACAACGTGCCCGATAGCTGGACCTTCTCGGCCTTCTCGATTGGCCGCAACGCCATGGCCTACCCGGCGGCAGCGGTTCTTGCCGGCGGCAATGTGCGCGTCGGCCTGGAAGACAACCTCTTCGTCGGCAAGGGCCAGCTCGCCACCAATGCGCAGCTCGTCGAAAAGGCCGTGCAGGTGGTCGAAGGCATGGGGGCGCGGATCATCGGCCCGGAAGACGTGCGCAAGAAACTCAAACTGACGAAGCGCTGAGGACGGCATGACAAGGATCAGCAAGGCGGCTTGTATCGGCGGCGGCGTCATCGGCGGCGGGTGGATCGCCCGTTTCCTGCTGGCCGGCATCGACGTTGATGTGTTCGACCCGCATCCGGAAGCGGGCCGCATCGTCGGCGAGGTGATCGCCAATGCCGAAAGAGCCTATGCCATGCTAACCGGCGCACCGCTGCCGCCGCGCGGCAGGCTTAGCTTCACCAAGACGCTAGAGGAAGCCGTCACAGATGCGGACTGGATCCAGGAAAGTGTGCCGGAAAGGCTCGATCTCAAGCGCCGCGTGCTGACCGAGATCGATGCCGTAGCGCGTCCGGATGCGCTGATCGGCTCTTCCACGTCAGGGCTGCTGCCAACCGATCTGCAGCGCGACATGAAGCATCCCGAACGCCTGTTCGTCGCTCACCCTTATAATCCCGTCTATCTGCTGCCGCTCGTCGAAATCGTCGGCGGAGAGAAGACCTCGGCGGCGACCATCCATGCGGCGATGGAAAAACTGGTCCCGATCGGCATGAAGGGCGTTCATATCGCCAAGGAGATCGAGGCCTTCGTCGGCGACCGGCTGCTCGAAGCACTCTGGCGCGAGGCCTTGTGGCTCATCCACGACGATATCTGCACCGTCGAGACGCTCGACGACGTCATCCGCTATTCCTTCGGCCTACGCTGGGCGCAGATGGGTCTGTTCCAGACCTACCGCATCGCCGGCGGCGAGGCCGGGATGCGCCACTTCCTCGCCCAGTTCGGTCCCTGCCTTGCCTGGCCCTGGACCAAGCTCACCGATGTCGTCGATCTCGACGATGCACTGATCGAAAAGATCGGCCGGCAATCCGACGAACAGGCGGCCGGTCTCTCGATCCGCGAACTCGAACGCATCCGCGACGAAAACCTCGTCGGCGTCCTGCAGGCGCTGAAAGGCGGCGATGGCGGCAAGGGCTGGGGCGCCGGCAAGCTGCTGAAGGATTTCGAGCAATCGCTCTGGGCAGAAGGCGGCGGTGCGACCGCGTCTTTCGACCCATCGAAACCGCTGCGGCTCATCGAGGCAAAAGTCAGCCCCGCCTGGGTCGACTATAACGGCCATATGACCGAGCACCGCTACCTCCAGGTTTTCGGCGACACCTCCGACGCATTGCTGCGCCTCATCGGCGTCGATCTCGCTTATGTCGAGGCGGGGCAGAGCTATTACACGGTGGAAACCCACATCCGTCATCTCGGCGAGGCGAAGCTCGGCCAGGCAATCCATGCGACCTGCCGGATTCTGTCCGTCGACGAAAAGCGGCTGCATCTCTTCCATACTCTCTACGACACGGCGACGGACGAAGCTCTGGCAACCGCCGAGCACATGCTGCTGCACGTCGACAGCAAGGCCGGCAAGGCTGTGCCAGCGCCGGCCGCCCTGCTCGACAAGGCGAAGGCGATCGCGAACGCCCATGCGGCGTTGGCGCTGCCTGAAGGCGTCGGCCGCCACATCGGCCAGAAGCGCTAGAGGATCAACATGGATTTCGGTCTCAGCCAAGAACAGGAAATGATCGTCGAGACGGTCCGCACCTTCGTTGAAACCGAAATCTATCCGCATGAGAACGAGGTCGAGCGGACCGGCATCGTCCCGCCGGAACTCGGCCGCGATATCCAGCGCAAATGCGTCGATCTCGGCTTCTACGCCTGCAATTTCCCCGAGGAGGTCGGCGGCGCCGGCATCGACCATGTCACCTTCACGCTGGTCGAGCGCGAGCTCGGGCGCGGCTCGCTCGGGCTGACGGTTTTTTTCGGTCGGCCCTCGGGCATTCTGATGGCCTGCGAGGGCGAGCAGCGCGAGCGTTACCTGCTGCCCGCGGTGCGTGGCGAGAAGATCGACGCGCTTGCCATCACCGAGCCGGACGCCGGCTCTGATATGCGCGGCATGAAGTGTGCTGCCCGCCGCGACGGCGGCGATTTCGTCTTGAACGGCACGAAACATTTCATCTCCCATGCCGACGTCGCCGATTTCGTGATCGTCTTTGCCGCGACGGGCGAAGAGGAAACGCCGAAGGGCATCAAGAAGAAGATCACCGCTTTCCTGGTGGACCGCGGCACGCCGGGGTTTGAAATCCTGAAGGGCTACGATTCCGTTTCGCATCGCGGCTACCACAACTCGACGCTCAACTTCGCAGATTGCCGCATCCCCGAAGCCCAAGTGTTGGGCGAGGTGCATCGCGGCTTCGATATTGCCAATCAATGGCTTTACGGCACGCGGCTGACGGTTGCCGCCACCTGCGTCGGCCGGGCGCGGCGTGTCTTCGAGATGGCCCTGCCCTATGCCGCCGAGCGCAAACAGTTCGGCAGGCCGATCGGCGCCAATCAGGGCGTGTCGTTCAAGCTCGCCGATATGATCACCGAGATCGACGCGGCCGAATGGCTGACGCTTTCAGCCGCCTGGCGGCTCGATGCCGGCCTGTCGGCCGACCGGCAGATCGCTTCGGCCAAGCTCTACGCCTCCGAAATGCTGGCGAGGGTGACGGATGAGGCGATCCAGATCTTCGGCGGCATGGGGCTGATGGACGATCTGCCGCTTGCCCGCTTCTGGCGCGATGCCCGCGTCGAGCGCATCTGGGACGGCACATCGGAAATCCAGCGGCATATCATCAGCCGCGACCTGCTTCGGCCTCTGGGAGCATGAGCCGATGACAGCGAGCCCTCTCGACCGCCTGCTTAGACCGCAAACGATCGCCGTCTTCGGCGGCCGTGAGGCGCGCAGGGTGATCGAGCAGTGCG from the Rhizobium sp. NZLR1 genome contains:
- a CDS encoding cysteine hydrolase, encoding MGEVGEWRHLCVDMQRMFAEDTPWHVPWMARVSPQIEELAGRHPSRTIFTRFVPPAHADDMTGKWRDYYQKWWMMTGEHLPRSFIDLASSLASLVPPARHFDKRTYSPWIDGRLHPILQSERVDTLVITGGETDVCVLATTLGAIDLAYRVIVLKDAVCSGADDTHDASLELLHDRFSVQLELMETEEFLRGVA
- a CDS encoding EAL domain-containing protein; its protein translation is MVSRGLGLQIVVPSSSNTFQQSWIASGRILFLIAVSGLGAIGLVVLSALWAGTESDAAALDRQRQLVNARLREQVDQVAHVIGQFGNGYLTRVYPAARSTGGSSSLEAVLTAAAGSAISQTAMSAFGYDQAFVVDEKAQLLMLADAQTEKRYRWMKPLFLPLLQDARLGVRQGTVSERTPSSMESRLANATRSNRALANLMRLEGRPTIVGVVAINEADQGQQQPTRQFLIVVRFIDGAALDELSRQQGLNGARFARTADADENEVAFQIDATANGEPIGFIVWRPDLPGSRVIGRLMPALSIAALVIAILFSVLLVRLRSSLGELKKSELHARQLALHDVLTDLPNRALFAIRFDECLAETKNSAERSAVALLDLDRFKAVNDTFGHAAGDELIRMAAERIRSILRPGDTLARLGGDEFALLLRDIKDHDQVLPAICEAIVAELGKPFPLLRGEAVARVGGSIGVTVVPDAGRNADDIMRYADVALYEAKMGGRGQWRVYSPSMDGGRNARDILKNELREVLAKSMASSGDGPRSDPAANRPDFGSLEVYYQTVHRAEGGYSASGAEALVRWRHSQRGLLTPASFIPVAEEGGLIDALGFWVLREACRAACKWPEDTFVAVNVSPAQLRRPNFAEEVFAVLQESGLPPSRLELELTESSLIEDNSDVYSVLKSLRSRGIQISLDDFGTGFSCLSHLMRFDIDRIKIDRSFVSLLGTKANGAAIIGAIVALSRNLGISTTAEGVETEYQRDFLAALGCTDLQGYFFSKPVPLRELDCFREPESTTRLLTIAPGAVA
- a CDS encoding transporter substrate-binding domain-containing protein; its protein translation is MLRISLQTMLRGALIAGGLGMLLIAAAPIQATAQDRTPMRIAVEGAFPPFNYVDANNKLQGFDIDVANALCEVGKFECQFIIEKWDDIIPDLVADKYDAIISSMSMSLERRQKVAFTEKYYNSPSVFIARKDSPISDVSPAALSGKILGVTSSTAQESYANHLYPEMKKKVFRSSPELYKGLSDGSVDIILEDKLAIYDWIANTKAGTCCEFKGPDLVDVTYFGEGAGIALRLDDKERLTRLNEALKSIKADGTYDMINAKYFPFSIQ
- the fdhA gene encoding formaldehyde dehydrogenase, glutathione-independent; this encodes MSKNRGVVYLRPGKVEVRDLDDPKLEAPDGRRIEHGVILKVISTNICGSDQHMVRGRTTAMPGLVLGHEITGEIIEKGIDVEMLDIGDIVSVPFNVACGRCRCCKSQDTGVCLTVNPSRAGGAYGYVDMGGWIGGQARYVTIPYADFNLLKIPDRDKAMAKIRDLTMLSDILPTGFHGAVRAGVGVGSTVYVAGAGPVGLAAAASARILGAAVVMIGDFNKDRLAHAARVGFEPIDLSKSDRLGDMIAQVVGSNEVDSAIDAVGFEARGHSGGEQPAIVLNQMMEITRAAGSIGIPGLYVTEDPGAVDNAAKHGNLALRFGLGWAKAQSFHTGQTPVLKYNRQLMQAILHDRLPIADIVNAKVIPLDDAAAGYESFDHGAAMKYVLDPHGDVAKAA
- a CDS encoding EamA family transporter; protein product: MTIENPTTRLAGSEHEKGVLLIVAATLAWSASGVYARLLTTDVWTAIAWRSLFGGLFLLIPCLFLEGGISRRQWRSVFHPSGLAMIACQTFSQGCFIGALYMTTVANVTMIYATTPFIAALFGWLILKERVARRTLIAGGVSLFGVAVIVASSIGGGTGWGDLLALGMTASFALVIIIPRINPGVPSLPPTVVSAFLTLVIFAPFGSVGSLDLHNWIVLAAFGATNFSLALVLFLAGAKRMPPAEAALIGTMEIVLTPFWVWLLFSEQPPVATYFGGAIILGAVFWHTAIDFNLGRWSRD
- a CDS encoding LysR substrate-binding domain-containing protein, translating into MHQPIESDLLRTFLVVAETSNFSVAAQRIGRTQSAVSTQVKRLEEAIGESLFERGARGVLLTRQGMQLVPYARRVIDLLNEAAATIRSKPLDGPVRIGIPEEYSQTVLPAALAAFAVRHPAVEVTVSCDYTVRNLAALERDELDLAVVFDWSDQNKGEVLCVDPTVWVTSMVHRLHDIDPLPVATYRNSTWSRDFALRSLEQIGRNYRIAFIADTGSGLKNAVTAGLAVTTLSRSSIPLGCRELTAEDGFPPVDSSKVVLRRSTFRSSEAVRELAEMVREAFQPMAAPAMV
- a CDS encoding GlxA family transcriptional regulator; protein product: MLQRSTERLDIDLLVLPDANLILIASVIEPLRGANRIAGSELYRWRLLTPDGAPVPTTSDIAIPAQGIFQATRDEAPLFVLASYNWRRSATPALKMQLSQAARYRTTIAGIESGTWLLAEASLLDGLSATVHWEDYEDFALAYPEVRAVKDRFVIDGKRLTTSGSLPTVDLMLEVIRQRQGYSLALEVSRLFRYEHPSFHADEPLAAASAGLRMQDSRVTQAVRLMEEHIEQPLVLARLARRVGISARHLQDLFQQSIGAPPHVHYLALRLNTARRKVIETTASFADIAAATGFNSASAFARSYRASFSESPSETRRRLRRRITPSPAPP